In the genome of Nonomuraea sp. NBC_00507, the window GCTCTCCGAGGGCAGCGCGTCGCCCGGCCGAGCGGCGGCCACGCGCTCGCGCAGCGCCTGTTCGATGACGAAGTAGCGGGGTGCGAAGTCCTCGAGCCGCTTGCCTGTCGCGTTCATCCCTCGATTATAACGCTAGCTGTCTATACAGCTATACTAGCGATGCAGTCCAGAGGAAAGGTGAACATGAGGCCGGAATTCGAGCACCCCATCCGCCAGATCTCCACGAGAGTCGCCTACACGTCCCCGTACATGCGGCTGCGCGAGGACAGGATCGTCCGCCTGGACGGCTCCGAGGGCATCTACACCTACGTGGACAAGCCCGACTTCGCGCTGGTCATCGCCGTGGAGGACGGCGGCTTCCATCTGGTGGAGCAATACCGGTATCCGGTGCGCTCGCGGTCGTGGGAGTTCGTGCAGGGGTCGCTGCCCGGGCTGGCCGTGGGCGACCCCGAGTCGCTGGCCCGGCAGGAGCTGCTGGAGGAGACCGGCATCACGGCACGGGTGATGCGCCGCCTGGGACGGCTCAACTGTGCGACGGGCATGTCGTCGCAGGGGTTCGATGTCTTCGTGGCGTCGGAGCTGTCCCACGGTAAGGCCGAGCCGGAGGTCGAGGAGCAGGACCTGCGCCGCCAGTGGTTCTCGCGGGCGGAGCTCGAAGGCATGATCCGCGACGGGCTCGTCACCGACGACTCCACCCTGGCCGCGTACACCCTGTTCCTCCTGCACATGCCGTCGGCCTAGGCGCTACAGCGGAACCTGCGAGCCGGGAGGGCTCATGGCGTGAAAGGGCGCCCCCGCCGCCTGTGGGATCGGGCTGCCCAACCGCACTCAGCGGGGCACTGGACGACCTCACCGGTTCGGGATAGCGGGCGGCGGGGGGGCGCCTGCTCAGGTGAGCTGCAAGGCCGGCATCTCGGCCGGCGCGGCCGCTTCGCCGTAGATGTGCAGGTCCGGGCGGAAGGCGGCCAGGTACGCGTCCCGGTCGCGGAAGGTCGCGGCCAGGGCGTCGCCGTAGTCGATCAGCTCCCGGTGCGCGTGCCTGCGCGGCTCGTACCGGGCGTACAGCAGCCGGTCCAGCAGTTCCGCGTCACCTCCTGCCGCGCTGATGACGTCGGCGAGGATCTCCGCGTCGTGCAGCGTGTAGCTCATCCCCATGCCCGTCATCGGGTGGCAGGCGAACGCGGCCGAGCCGAGCAGGGCGGCGTTGCCCTTGTGGTACGCCGACACCCGCAGCGACGAGACCTTGATCAGCTGCCACTTGGCGGGCTGGAGCGCGTTGAAGGCGTCGGAGCTGTCGGTGACGAACTTCTTGAGCTCGTCGATCAGGGCGGGGATGCCGTCCTGGAAGATCTCCTTGTCGTCGTCGGGGGGCAGGCCGACGAACACCCTGGCCTGGTCCCTGTTGAGCGGGTAGAGGTAGGTCAGCCAGCCGTCGGAGCTGAAGTACAGCCGGTTGAGCCGGGCGACGCTGGCCGTCAGCGGCACGGTGGCCACCCGCATCAGCAGCCGCTCGTACGGCATCGTGACCTGCTCGATGCCGAGCGCCTGGCGTACGGCGGACTTGGTGCCGTCGGCGCCGATGACGACGTCGGCCCGCAGCCGCCGCCCGTCGGAGAGGATGAGCTCCTCGACCCGGTCGTCGCCGACCGCGATGTCGGCGATGTCGGCGTCGAACCAGAAGTCGACGCCTTCCATCGCGCAGCACGTGTAGATGAGCTCGACGAGCTCCTTGTAGGGGCGGATGAGGAAGCCGCCGTCGGGGAAGCGGCATTCCCTGATCGGGTCGCCGTCGTGGTAGTAGCGGATGATGTCGCGCCGCAGGCCATGGCGTTCGACGAGGTTCGCCAGCCCGTGACGGGCGAGCACCCGCAGGCCCGGGGGTTTGAGGAAGTCGGCGCCGGCGCTGGGGATGGAGGGTCCCTGCTCGATGACGACGACGCGCCGGCCGCGCCGGCCCAGGAGTAAGGCCAGGAAGCAGCCGCCGAGCCCGGCGCCGACGATGGCTACGTCGCACGATGTGGTTGCCATGACGAGAGCCCTTTCGGTGGTTCGAACTAGTGCGTATTCCCGCGGGTCCCGGCGAGCGGTCCGGCCTCGGCCGCCCGCGGCCGCGGGATGTGGTCCATGGGGGGTGTGCGGGTCTCGACAGGCAGCAACGCGTCCGCCTCCGCCGCGACGGTGGCGAGGGTCATCCGCAACTCCAGCAACATCCGGCGCGGCACCTTGATCATGACGTCGCCGGGGTCGGGCCGCAGCCGGGTGATCTTCGTGAGGGCCAGCGCGCCCATGAGGACCGAGATCGCCACGCAGATCGCCAGCGCGCCGGCCAGGCCGGCGAAGGGTCCCGCGAAGGGCCCGGCCACGAAGGGGTGGTCGATGACGACTGATACGACGGCGATGCCGACGGCCCCGCCGACCATGCGGGCCATGGTGGCCGCGCCGACGGCGGAGGCGTACTGCTGCGGGCGGGCGGCCAGGGTGGTGGCCACGGAGGTGCCCGGCGCCAGCGCGCCGACGCCCATCCCGAGCACGACGCTCGCGACCAGTCCCCAGACGGTGGGCCCGACCTGGGTGAGCACGAGCACGCAGGCGCCGCCGCAGAGCAGGGAGCCCGCGTAGATCAGGCCGTACGCGCCGATCCGTTTGACGATCTTTCCGGCCAGGAAGCTCGTCACGACGACGGCCACCGACGTGGGCGTCAGCCACATGGCCACCTCGAGCATCGGGTAGCCGAGGTGGAGCAGGTACAGCGGCTGGACGGTCAGCAGCCCGTACGAGAGCGCGCCGAACCCCCAGGTGGCCAGCCAGCCCCAGACGAACTTGGGCCGCCGCCACAGCGCCAGGTCGATGGCCGGCAGGCGGTGGTGCTTGGCCTGCGCGAGCGCCCCGCCCAGCAGGAGGAGGGCGGCGAGCGCCAGCCACACCACGTCCATGCCCCAGGCCATGGCCTTGGAGATGGCCAGCACGACGACCGCGATCCCGGCGGCGAGCAGCCACGCGCCAAGCACGTCCGGCAGGCCCTTGGCGCCGGCGCGCCTGCCCGAGGGCAGCCCGAAGCAGGCGATCAGGAGCGCGACGCCGATCACGACGTCCGGGATGAACAGGGACCGCCAGCCGACGGCAGCGGCCAGCCAGCCGCCTCCCGCCTGCATGAGCAGGCAGCCGAGTCCCGAGGCGGAACTCCATAGCGCGATCGCGCCGCGCCGCTGCGACTCCGGCAGCTCCCCGAGCAGCAGCCCGAGGCTGGCCGGGATCATCGCCGCGGCTCCCGCGCCCTGGACGGCCCGCGCGGCCAGCACGAGCGACCAGGAGTCCACAGCGACGGTGGCGATGCCGCCCAGCACGAACACCACCAGCCCGACCGCCAGCACCCTGCGGCGGCCGAACAGGTCGGCCCAGCGGCCCGCCGTGGCCAGCAGCGCCGCGATCGGGATGAAGGCCGAGCTGGTCAGCCAGACCAGGTCGCCGAGGGGCATGCCGGCGCCTGCCGGTGTGTAGCGCAGCACCCCGACCGCCAGGGTGGTGGCCGTGGTGTCGGCCATGACCGTGAACATGACACCCGCACCGACCAGCCGCAGCATCACCGCGTGGCGGCGGCTGACGCCGGCCGTGCTCGTCCCCCGTGCCGGTGACGAACGCACGTGGTCACCTCCAAGCTATGCGTGGTCTCCGCCGGCCGGCACACTCCGGCTGTGCGACCGGCGAGGATGGACATGTCGTTGATGGCGAAATAAGTCAGGCGCCGTACCGGCCAGGTGAGAGCAGGCCGTCCGGGTCGAGCGCGGTCTTGAGCCGGTGGAGCATGCCGAGGCTGGCGGTGCTGGTCTCGGACCAGACGTCGGCCGCGGCGTGGTCGATGTCGGAGCGGTAGATCGCGCAGCCGTGGCCACGCAGCAAGCAGTTGCCGTCGTTGCGGAGCTGGTGCGCCCGGTAGGGAGCCTCCGGCGCGCCGCGTTCGAAGAAGATCTGGATGACGCCGTTGGCCATGTGCGTGCTGACAAGATTCCACTCGACCATGAGGGCGGTGGTGTGCGCGTCCACGGCCGTCTGCAGGGCGGCCACGATCTGCTCGGTCTTGCGCGCGTTCGTCGGCATCAGCGGCATCAGCGCCAGGAAGCCCATCCGGCCTTCGTCGATCTGGTCGCAGGAGCTCACCCCGAGCGCGTTGCGTACGCCCAGGCACGTGGGGATGCCCTGCGCCATGAGCGACCTGGCGTACAGCGGGTCGCCGGGCCGCACCTCGGCGGCGTCGAGAACGCGCAGCGCCTCGGCGCCCTCGACCTCGACCAGCGCCTTGCGCAGCAGCTCCTCGGCCAGTTCGACCGCGGCGTCGCTGCCGAACAGCGGCCCCATGATGGTGAACAGGCCGGGGTCGGCGCCCTTGGGCAGCAGCCAGTCGCCGTGGCTTGGGACGAGCGCCAGCTCGCGCACGCGCAGCATCCCGTCGGCGGGGTTACCGCGGCGCAGGAAGCCGGCCATCGCGTCGAGCGCGACGCCGGCCTGGTCGCGCGGGATGCGGCCGTGCACGAGGCCGACGGTCTGGGGACGCGGCACCAGCGCGACCGCCATGGCGGTGACGATGCCCAGGTTGTGCTGGACGAACGCGGACGTCAGGTCGGGTCCGGCGACCCGGCCGTGGTAGCGGCCGGACGGGTCGAGGCCGCCGGTGGTGACCACGCTGCCGTCGGCCAGCACGGCCTCCAGCCCGGCCACGTCGTGGACGCGGGAGCGGAAGGTGCCGTCGCCGCGGTCGAGGGCGTTGCCGACGACGGAGGTGTCGGCACAGGAGTTGGTGACGTTCAGCATCCACGGGGTGTCGCGCAGCACCGCGGCGAGCTGCGCCTGCGTGACCCCGGGCTCGATGACGGCGAACCCGGCCTCCAGGTCGAGGCTGCGGATGCGGTTCATGCCGCTGAGGTCGACGACGACGTTGTCATCGGTGACCGGCATGGACGAGCCCATTCCCCAGTTCCTGCCGGTGCTGATCGGGTAGAGGCGGCGCCTGGCCGTCGTGGCGCTCCGTACCAGGGCGCGGACCTCGTCGAGGGTGCGCGGCGCCTCGGTGCCCGCAATGGAGCGAGGCTGGTGCCCCCCGACGTCACGAGGCATCAGCTCCACTCGCGTGAGCTCCTGCATGTCTCTCCTCAGGCTTTCTACGGGCTAGGCGGTGTGCTGGAGCAGGTCGTCGATGGAGCCGATGGCCTGGTTGGACATCTCCCTGATGCCGAGCAGCCGCTGCTCGACGAAGATGTCGGCGTCGGGGAGGGCGTCGGGGATGTCGAGCGGGCCGGAGCCCGCGGAGCCTGCGGAGCTCGCGCGCGGCGGGGACTGCACGGGAACCTCGTGCAGCGCGTAGGGGTGACGCCGCGGGCGGACGGTGTCGGTGTCGTGGGACTCGTGCCTGGCGCGGCCGGGCAGGTGCGGGGGGGTTCGCATGACGGGAGCTCTCCTACCGGATGTGAATGGGGTTTTCCGGGCGGCCGCTCTCCGTTGAGCGGCGTCAGTGTCAGCGCGCCGGAGCTCGGCCCTCCTCGTGACCGGGATGTCCGGCCCGTGGGCTGACCGCCGCGGGGATGGCCCGCGGCACGCCATGGTTGATGACGCTCGCGGCGATCCGGCGTTCCGCCAGCCCCATGTGGGGGCGGCCGCCGCCGGTGGAGCTCGGCCGGGCGGCCGAGCCACGGATCATGGAGCTGGCGTGCACCCATCGGCGTGACTCGGCCAGCACGTCCCGTTGTGCGCGGCGCAGGTCGGAGTGCCGCGCGTACTGCTCGCAGACGGCGCCCGCAAGCACCCGCGCCATGACGAGGTGCTCGTCGCAGGCCGTCGCCAGTTTCGACTCAAGGCCGATGACCTGGGCCAGGAGCAGCTGCAGGTGGGGCAGTCCTGAGCTGCGCTCGAACCCGGCGAGCTCGGCCAGCCGCTCGGGCCAGCGCAGCCGGCGCTGGATCGAGGCGCACGTGGCGGCCACGACCTGCGCGGCGGGCTGGTCGTCCGGGTTGTGTCCCTCGAGCTGCACGGCCCGCTGGGCGGTGTGCTCGAAGTCGGACAGGCGGCGCAGGCCGCTCTGCAGCAGGCGTACGCGGTTGTGCAGGCAGGCGGCGCTCCAGCCGAGCACCAGCAGCCGGTTCTGGTCGGCCTCGCAGTGCCAGCCGACCAGGGACACCTCGCGGGCCATGCGGTGGTAGAGCACCCAGGCCTCCGGCGGGGCGGGCGGCGCGGGGGTGTCGATCCACACCTGCAGGCCGCCCGGGGGCAGCTCGCCGACGCCGATGTCCATGCCGTCGGGCGCGACCCTGGCGCAGATGCGCCGGACCACGCTCGTATGCTCCGGAGCCGCCGGTACCGGGCCTTCTAAGACAGGCGGCACTCGCTCGGGGGCCACCTTCGCCCTTGGCTCGATGCTCATCTGAGGCCACCTCCTGACCCGAGGGCCATATTCGATCTCTGTAAATTCACACTTAATGTTGCCGCTCTGATCGTGAGCAGCGGGCGGTTTTCTGTCAACTGGCACTTAACAGATACGGTATGGATCCCTCGCCCCGAGGCCAGGCGGCGGCGTGAACGGGTGACTTCCCGCAGGTGAATCCGGTGTTACGGGCCGTGGCCGATCCAGAGTCCGGACGGTTCCGGCACGCGCGAGGGACCGGCCGGGAGCGGTCCGCGCCGGCGCCTGGAACAGTGGTCGCGACCAGGTCGCCGGCCTTCGTACGACCCCTCGGCGACCGGCGCGGCGCTGACAGGAGGCGGCTACTGCCCGCTACCGCGGCACTCCCCCAGGTCCCGGCTCTTACCTGATCGATAGTGATTCGTCACTAGACCGGATTCGTCGCAATCGCCCGCCCTGCGCGGACCCGGCTACAGCGGATTGTCGTGGTCGCCGGTGCGCTGCGCCGGAATGCTCGGCCCCATTCCGTAATGGCGGTAGAGCTCGATCTCCTCCGCCGCGCTCAGGTGCCCGTCGACGTCGATGTGCGGCGCCGTGTGAACCGTTTCCCGGTCGAAGGGAATCTGGATCTCGTGGCCCGCGCGGTGACTGCCGGCCAGCGGCACGAAGGTCTGCCTCATCCCGAGGAACCCCGTGCGCACGGTCACCCACTCGGGCTCGTCGGTGCGCTCGTTGAGATAGACCTGGCCGACCTCGCCGATCGGCTCCCCGTTCGGCCCGATGACATGGCATTCGAGCAGGTTGCGAATCTCGGTCTGCGTGGCCACGACGATCCCCCCGATGCGATGACCCTGCCCTAAATGGGGCGAATACCCCATATCACCCCATTTGCACACTCACTCGCCATGGGCGCCGCGCAGCGCGGACAGGTGCTGCTCGAGCGTCGGGGCCACCTCCTTGGCCAGGGCGACGACCGCCGGGGACGATCCGCGGGAGATCTCCATCTTGGTGGCCGCGATCGCGGCCATGTGCTCGTTGGTCATGGTCGCGAGGAACTCCTGGTCGAAGTCCTTACCGACGGCGGCCCGCAGCTGGAGGATCTCCTCCCGCTGATGGGCGGAGATCGACTTGGGCAGCTGGACGCCCAGCCGCGTGGCGAGCTGGGCGACCTTGATGTCGAAGGCGGTGTGGTCCTGGACGAGCGTTTTGCCGATCGCCTTGATCCGCTTCGTGGAACCCTTGCCCTGCGCCAGCCGCCCCGTCTGGATCTCGGCGACATTGCCCTGATGGATGGCCCGCATCCAGGCCCTGTCCTGTTCGGACGGCGGCGTGTCGGTCTTCGGCGCCAGGGCCGCGGTGTTGGTCGGCGCCTCGGCGCATCCGGCCAGCGCGGCGGCGGCCAGCAACAGGGTCAGGCGTGTACGCATGGGCGGTCCTATGACATGGCGACACTTTTCCACTACGCACAGTAACCGCAACCCCGTGGACGACCCAGGCATTCCGGGGGCCCGGGCGCGCCCCGCGCCCGGCCGGCCGGTTCCCCCGCCGCCAGGGATCGCCCGATGACGGGGGCGATCTCGTCGAACGGCACCGTGACCATGCCCTTTCCGCCCGGGGCCGGGTTCACCGCAGAGCGTGCAGGCGTGGCGGGAGGCCGACGGGATGGGGCAGGACGGTCAGCGGAAGCTCAGCTCCAGGGTGGTGTGCTGCTTGCGGATGACGATCCCCTCGGCGTCCGCCTGCCCCGGGTAGGCCGTCACCCGCAGGTCCCCCGCCTGCGGGCGGCCCGCCTCGTCCCAGGCCGCGACGTGCGCGGCCAGCTCGGCCGCCAGCCTGGCACCGGCGCCGCCGTGGCCGCGGGCGACCAGGAACCCCTCGGCCGCCAGCACGGCAATGCT includes:
- a CDS encoding NUDIX hydrolase, with translation MRPEFEHPIRQISTRVAYTSPYMRLREDRIVRLDGSEGIYTYVDKPDFALVIAVEDGGFHLVEQYRYPVRSRSWEFVQGSLPGLAVGDPESLARQELLEETGITARVMRRLGRLNCATGMSSQGFDVFVASELSHGKAEPEVEEQDLRRQWFSRAELEGMIRDGLVTDDSTLAAYTLFLLHMPSA
- a CDS encoding FAD-dependent monooxygenase; this translates as MATTSCDVAIVGAGLGGCFLALLLGRRGRRVVVIEQGPSIPSAGADFLKPPGLRVLARHGLANLVERHGLRRDIIRYYHDGDPIRECRFPDGGFLIRPYKELVELIYTCCAMEGVDFWFDADIADIAVGDDRVEELILSDGRRLRADVVIGADGTKSAVRQALGIEQVTMPYERLLMRVATVPLTASVARLNRLYFSSDGWLTYLYPLNRDQARVFVGLPPDDDKEIFQDGIPALIDELKKFVTDSSDAFNALQPAKWQLIKVSSLRVSAYHKGNAALLGSAAFACHPMTGMGMSYTLHDAEILADVISAAGGDAELLDRLLYARYEPRRHAHRELIDYGDALAATFRDRDAYLAAFRPDLHIYGEAAAPAEMPALQLT
- a CDS encoding MFS transporter, whose translation is MRSSPARGTSTAGVSRRHAVMLRLVGAGVMFTVMADTTATTLAVGVLRYTPAGAGMPLGDLVWLTSSAFIPIAALLATAGRWADLFGRRRVLAVGLVVFVLGGIATVAVDSWSLVLAARAVQGAGAAAMIPASLGLLLGELPESQRRGAIALWSSASGLGCLLMQAGGGWLAAAVGWRSLFIPDVVIGVALLIACFGLPSGRRAGAKGLPDVLGAWLLAAGIAVVVLAISKAMAWGMDVVWLALAALLLLGGALAQAKHHRLPAIDLALWRRPKFVWGWLATWGFGALSYGLLTVQPLYLLHLGYPMLEVAMWLTPTSVAVVVTSFLAGKIVKRIGAYGLIYAGSLLCGGACVLVLTQVGPTVWGLVASVVLGMGVGALAPGTSVATTLAARPQQYASAVGAATMARMVGGAVGIAVVSVVIDHPFVAGPFAGPFAGLAGALAICVAISVLMGALALTKITRLRPDPGDVMIKVPRRMLLELRMTLATVAAEADALLPVETRTPPMDHIPRPRAAEAGPLAGTRGNTH
- a CDS encoding FAD-binding oxidoreductase, producing the protein MQELTRVELMPRDVGGHQPRSIAGTEAPRTLDEVRALVRSATTARRRLYPISTGRNWGMGSSMPVTDDNVVVDLSGMNRIRSLDLEAGFAVIEPGVTQAQLAAVLRDTPWMLNVTNSCADTSVVGNALDRGDGTFRSRVHDVAGLEAVLADGSVVTTGGLDPSGRYHGRVAGPDLTSAFVQHNLGIVTAMAVALVPRPQTVGLVHGRIPRDQAGVALDAMAGFLRRGNPADGMLRVRELALVPSHGDWLLPKGADPGLFTIMGPLFGSDAAVELAEELLRKALVEVEGAEALRVLDAAEVRPGDPLYARSLMAQGIPTCLGVRNALGVSSCDQIDEGRMGFLALMPLMPTNARKTEQIVAALQTAVDAHTTALMVEWNLVSTHMANGVIQIFFERGAPEAPYRAHQLRNDGNCLLRGHGCAIYRSDIDHAAADVWSETSTASLGMLHRLKTALDPDGLLSPGRYGA
- a CDS encoding PRC-barrel domain-containing protein, producing the protein MATQTEIRNLLECHVIGPNGEPIGEVGQVYLNERTDEPEWVTVRTGFLGMRQTFVPLAGSHRAGHEIQIPFDRETVHTAPHIDVDGHLSAAEEIELYRHYGMGPSIPAQRTGDHDNPL
- a CDS encoding DUF4142 domain-containing protein, translating into MRTRLTLLLAAAALAGCAEAPTNTAALAPKTDTPPSEQDRAWMRAIHQGNVAEIQTGRLAQGKGSTKRIKAIGKTLVQDHTAFDIKVAQLATRLGVQLPKSISAHQREEILQLRAAVGKDFDQEFLATMTNEHMAAIAATKMEISRGSSPAVVALAKEVAPTLEQHLSALRGAHGE